The Neomonachus schauinslandi chromosome 11, ASM220157v2, whole genome shotgun sequence genome contains a region encoding:
- the CLDN25 gene encoding putative claudin-25 has translation MAWSFRRKAQLGGLLLSLLGWVCSCVTTILPQWKTLNLELNEMETWIMGLWEVCVNQEDVAVCKAFESFLSLPQELQVSRILMVASHGLGLLGLLLSGFGSECFQFPRIRWVFKRRLCLLGGTLEASASATTLFPVSWVAYATIQDFWDNSIPEIVPRWEFGDALYLGWAAGIFLALGGLFLIFSACLGKEDVPSLQMAGPTAPPFYAPADESNDSFYLTTRPRNLLI, from the coding sequence ATGGCCTGGAGTTTCCGCAGGAAAGCCCAGCTTGGAGgactgctcctctctctccttggctGGGTCTGCTCCTGTGTCACCACCATCCTGCCTCAGTGGAAAACTCTCAATCTGGAACTGAACGAAATGGAGACCTGGATTATGGGGCTTTGGGAGGTCTGCGTGAATCAGGAGGACGTTGCCGTGTGCAAGGCCTTTGAGTCCTTCTTGTCTCTGCCCCAGGAGCTCCAGGTATCCCGCATTCTCATGGTAGCCTCCCATGGGCTGGGGCTACTGGGGCTTCTGCTCTCTGGCTTTGGGTCCGAATGCTTCCAGTTTCCCAGGATCAGATGGGTCTTTAAGAGGCGGCTTTGCCTTCTGGGAGGGACTTTGGAAGCATCAGCTTCAGCCACTACCCTCTTTCCAGTCTCTTGGGTGGCCTATGCTACAATCCAAGACTTCTGGGATAACAGCATCCCTGAGATTGTGCCTCGCTGGGAGTTTGGAGATGCCCTCTACCTGGGCTGGGCTGCTGGGATTTTCCTGGCCCTCGGCGGATTATTCCTCATCTTCTCAGCCTGTCTGGGAAAAGAAGATGTGCCCTCTCTCCAGATGGCTGGCCCTACAGCCCCACCATTCTATGCCCCAGCAGACGAGTCCAATGATTCCTTCTATCTAACAACAAGACCTAGGAACCTATTAATCTAG